The following proteins are co-located in the Vigna angularis cultivar LongXiaoDou No.4 chromosome 2, ASM1680809v1, whole genome shotgun sequence genome:
- the LOC108321609 gene encoding uncharacterized protein LOC108321609 isoform X2 yields the protein MAGIRLQQEDSDVSQQSRAMALATSDLVSDDDRSVAADSWSIKSEYGSTLDDDQRHADAAEALSNANLRPNSDYSSDKDEPDSEAVSSMLGFQSYWDAAYADELTNFREHGHAGEVWFGVDVMEVVASWTKALCVEISQGRIPNDVDAVKAEASELDDKLLSSWSVLDIGTGNGLLLQELAKQGFSDLTGTDYSERAVNLAQSLADRDGFSNIKFLVDDVLETKLEQEFQLVMDKGTLDAIGLHPDGPVKRMMYWDSVSKLVAPGGILVITSCNSTKDELIQEVESFNQRKISTAQEIEAGKDEESCREPPFQYVSHVRTYPTFMFGGSVGSRVATVAFLRK from the exons ATGGCAGGAATCCGCTTGCAGCAGGAGGACTCCGACGTCTCCCAACAGTCTCGAGCGATGGCTCTCGCCACCTCCGATCTGGTCTCCGACGACGACCGCTCCGTAGCCGCCGACTCCTGGTCCATCAAGAGCGAGTACGGAAGCACTCTGGACGATGACCAGCGCCACGCCGACGCTGCCGAAGCTCTCTCCAACGCCAACCTTCGACCTAACTCTGATTACAG TTCTGATAAGGATGAACCTGATTCTGAAGCGGTCTCATCCATGCTTGGATTTCAGAGTTATTGGGATGCTGCATATGCGGACGAGCTTACAAATTTTCGTGAACATGGTCATGCTGGTGAAGTCTG GTTTGGAGTTGATGTGATGGAAGTTGTTGCATCTTGGACAAAAGCCTTGTGTGTCGAAATTTCTCAAGGTCGCATACCAAATGATGTTGATGCTGTTAAGGCTGAAGCTAGTGAACTAGATGATAAACTTTTGTCTAGTTGGAGCGTGTTAGATATTGGAACTGGCAATGGTTTACTTCTTCAAGAATTAGCTAAACAAGG GTTCTCTGATTTAACTGGGACTGATTATAGTGAAAGGGCTGTCAACCTTGCCCAAAGCCTTGCTGATCGTGATGGATTTTCCAACATCAAATTTTTG GTTGACGATGTCCTTGAGACTAAGTTGGAACAAGAGTTTCAGCTTGTCATGGATAAAGGGACGCTTGATGCTATTGGATTGCATCCTGATGGTCCTGTCAAGAG GATGATGTATTGGGATTCTGTTTCGAAGTTGGTTGCTCCTGGTGGAATCCTA GTGATCACATCATGTAACAGTACAAAGGATGAGTTGATACAAGAAGTGGAAAGTTTCAACCAACGAAAAATTTCTACTGCCCAAGAAATTGAGGCAGGCAAGGACGAGGAATCGTGCAGAGAACCCCCATTTCAGTATGTTAGTCATGTCCGCACATATCCGACATTCATGTTTGGTGGATCCGTAGGCTCCCGTGTTGCTACTGTGGCGTTCCTTAGGAAATGA
- the LOC108321609 gene encoding uncharacterized protein LOC108321609 isoform X1, with protein sequence MAGIRLQQEDSDVSQQSRAMALATSDLVSDDDRSVAADSWSIKSEYGSTLDDDQRHADAAEALSNANLRPNSDYSSDKDEPDSEAVSSMLGFQSYWDAAYADELTNFREHGHAGEVWFGVDVMEVVASWTKALCVEISQGRIPNDVDAVKAEASELDDKLLSSWSVLDIGTGNGLLLQELAKQGFSDLTGTDYSERAVNLAQSLADRDGFSNIKFLVEPVVADLSLPFFPVDDVLETKLEQEFQLVMDKGTLDAIGLHPDGPVKRMMYWDSVSKLVAPGGILVITSCNSTKDELIQEVESFNQRKISTAQEIEAGKDEESCREPPFQYVSHVRTYPTFMFGGSVGSRVATVAFLRK encoded by the exons ATGGCAGGAATCCGCTTGCAGCAGGAGGACTCCGACGTCTCCCAACAGTCTCGAGCGATGGCTCTCGCCACCTCCGATCTGGTCTCCGACGACGACCGCTCCGTAGCCGCCGACTCCTGGTCCATCAAGAGCGAGTACGGAAGCACTCTGGACGATGACCAGCGCCACGCCGACGCTGCCGAAGCTCTCTCCAACGCCAACCTTCGACCTAACTCTGATTACAG TTCTGATAAGGATGAACCTGATTCTGAAGCGGTCTCATCCATGCTTGGATTTCAGAGTTATTGGGATGCTGCATATGCGGACGAGCTTACAAATTTTCGTGAACATGGTCATGCTGGTGAAGTCTG GTTTGGAGTTGATGTGATGGAAGTTGTTGCATCTTGGACAAAAGCCTTGTGTGTCGAAATTTCTCAAGGTCGCATACCAAATGATGTTGATGCTGTTAAGGCTGAAGCTAGTGAACTAGATGATAAACTTTTGTCTAGTTGGAGCGTGTTAGATATTGGAACTGGCAATGGTTTACTTCTTCAAGAATTAGCTAAACAAGG GTTCTCTGATTTAACTGGGACTGATTATAGTGAAAGGGCTGTCAACCTTGCCCAAAGCCTTGCTGATCGTGATGGATTTTCCAACATCAAATTTTTG GTTGAACCAGTAGTGGCTGATTTGAGCTTGCCATTTTTTCCG GTTGACGATGTCCTTGAGACTAAGTTGGAACAAGAGTTTCAGCTTGTCATGGATAAAGGGACGCTTGATGCTATTGGATTGCATCCTGATGGTCCTGTCAAGAG GATGATGTATTGGGATTCTGTTTCGAAGTTGGTTGCTCCTGGTGGAATCCTA GTGATCACATCATGTAACAGTACAAAGGATGAGTTGATACAAGAAGTGGAAAGTTTCAACCAACGAAAAATTTCTACTGCCCAAGAAATTGAGGCAGGCAAGGACGAGGAATCGTGCAGAGAACCCCCATTTCAGTATGTTAGTCATGTCCGCACATATCCGACATTCATGTTTGGTGGATCCGTAGGCTCCCGTGTTGCTACTGTGGCGTTCCTTAGGAAATGA